The Argopecten irradians isolate NY chromosome 16, Ai_NY, whole genome shotgun sequence genome window below encodes:
- the LOC138310003 gene encoding uncharacterized protein, giving the protein MNQKPDTVHVIVLACLCLHNITRVRYSADQNLLMDQEDVDQQIIPAAWRDGVDMGDVQLGCAKTLKFTSCLFQLDIVTCFEHDCKMDEMCVATASGDSCVKHGLSTVRCPSGSAQYHDICVWPVMGNYTWYEAQTACGEGASLLEISTVDIYNLFETVSQYRCSVKRCPYPRSFWIGLKYSATHSAFVWDASGKILTPTDFNTFLTFPTPGNTDMCFGLYRQFKSNTTRTAQVDCDCETMVACQLIAPDYWT; this is encoded by the exons ATGAACCAAAAACCAGATACAGTTCATGTCATAGTTCTCGCATGTCTTTGTCTTCACAATATCACGAGAGTTAGATATTCTGCTGATCAGAACCTTCTAATGGACCAGGAAGACGTCGATCAACAAATCATTCCCGCAGCCTGGAGAGATGGTGTTGACATGGGTGATGTGCAA TTAGGTTGCGCCAAAACACTTAAGTTTACATCATGTCTTTTTCAGTTAGATATTGTTACCTGCTTCGAGCATGATTGTAAGATGGATGAGATGTGCGTTGCAACAGCGTCGGGAGATTCTTGTGTAAAGCATG GTTTAAGTACCGTCCGCTGTCCATCTGGGTCCGCTCAGTACCACGACATCTGTGTTTGGCCAGTGATGGGGAATTATACTTGGTATGAAGCACAG ACTGCCTGCGGAGAAGGAGCCTCACTACTGGAAATCTCTACGGTGGATATTTACAATTTGTTTGAAACTGTGAGCCAATACCGATGCA GTGTTAAGAGATGTCCATATCCACGGAGTTTTTGGATTGGTCTCAAATACTCGGCAACGCATTCTGCTTTTGTTTGGGATGCATCCGGCAAGATTCTGACGCCTACTGACTTTAACACCTTTCTCACATTTCCCACCCCCGGGAACACGGACATGTGTTTTGGACTTTATCGTCAGTTTAAAAGTAACACCACAAGAACAGCTCAAGTAGACTGTGACTGCGAAACCATGGTCGCGTGTCAGCTTAT AGCCCCTGACTACTGGACATGA